Proteins from a single region of Rhinatrema bivittatum chromosome 13, aRhiBiv1.1, whole genome shotgun sequence:
- the LOC115075431 gene encoding uncharacterized protein LOC115075431 isoform X3 — MARSWEQAESELGGDMALESEEAAWVPGDGEMMALEWEDSGDWVRRAPERDRGGLDDAEAGGAGEAVVGGSGGPGEVSIREVPGDLVRVERGRSVRIIRSRCIGQGGPRRGAASFEGVRGPFSETCWGVGQSGAGAARRSASSLAEGRVGSEAERAFVRGGAGRLVERQGALVSRGASRGRTVGGGIEREAVGSVSKGFGEVRGVGRGRGLSRRASIPEWQRLPSQEDVCAGDSGWMAVTRSSAVSGSLGRGRTEMDSFSFLQRDGRQGVSLSSRRGDASVPGEGSGVRVQRGVEGQRLNRWGTGGLGLAGVRRAVPGAGLVSPSAALSSQVAPEEDDGGMPGPSSQEAWRSVIPRDVPPGQRERRTIADTLARETDPDVMFHYQDLESHKQTTLETASFKNVKVNLTEM, encoded by the coding sequence ATGGCCAGGTCGTGGGAGCAGGCTGAGAGTGAGCTCGGCGGCGATATGGCGTTGGAATCAGAGGAGGCGGCTTGGGTGCCGGGCGACGGAGAGATGATGGCGCTCGAGTGGGAGGACAGCGGTGACTGGGTGAGAAGAGCGCCGGAGAGAGACAGGGGCGGGCTTGATGACGCCGAGGCGGGAGGTGCCGGGGAGGCGGTCGTAGGGGGAAGCGGAGGCCCTGGTGAAGTTTCAATCAGGGAGGTCCCGGGGGATTTGGTGCGAGTGGAAAGGGGGCGGTCAGTGCGCATCATTCGATCGCGGTGTATAGGGCAGGGAGGCCCGAGGAGGGGTGCGGCGAGTTTTGAGGGTGTGAGAGGGCCGTTTTCTGAGACGTGTTGGGGGGTTGGGCAGAGCGGGGCTGGCGCTGCTAGGCGGTCAGCTTCCTCTTTGGCGGAAGGCAGAGTGGGGAGTGAGGCTGAGCGGGCGTTTGTGAGGGGCGGTGCCGGGAGGTTGGTAGAACGCCAGGGTGCTTTGGTCAGCAGAGGGGCCTCTCGTGGGAGGACTGTTGGAggtgggattgagagagaggcGGTAGGAAGCGTTTCAAAGGGTTTTGGTGAGGTCCGTGGGGTCGGTAGGGGACGGGGATTAAGTCGGAGGGCGAGTATACCGGAGTGGCAGCGGCTTCCCTCTCAGGAGGATGTTTGCGCGGGAGATTCGGGATGGATGGCAGTTACACGGAGTAGTGCGGTGAGCGGAAGTCTGGGGAGAGGCAGGACCGAGATGGACAGTTTCAGTTTCCTACAGAGGGATGGAAGGCAGGGTGTTTCCCTCAGTTCCCGTAGGGGTGATGCGTCGGTGCCGGGTGAGGGTAGCGGTGTGAGGGTTCAAAGAGGGGTGGAAGGTCAGAGGTTGAACCGTTGGGGGACGGGGGGGCTGGGTTTGGCTGGAGTTCGGCGCGCGGTGCCTGGTGCTGGGCTTGTTTCCCCTTCTGCTGCGTTGTCTTCTCAGGTAGCGCCGGAGGAGGATGACGGAGGAATGCCGGGTCCTTCGAGTCAGGAGGCGTGGCGGAGCGTGATACCGAGGGACGTTCCACCTGGACAGCGAGAGAGGAGGACGATAGCAGATACGTTAGCGAGGGAGACTGACCCGGATG
- the LOC115075431 gene encoding uncharacterized protein LOC115075431 isoform X1 gives MARSWEQAESELGGDMALESEEAAWVPGDGEMMALEWEDSGDWVRRAPERDRGGLDDAEAGGAGEAVVGGSGGPGEVSIREVPGDLVRVERGRSVRIIRSRCIGQGGPRRGAASFEGVRGPFSETCWGVGQSGAGAARRSASSLAEGRVGSEAERAFVRGGAGRLVERQGALVSRGASRGRTVGGGIEREAVGSVSKGFGEVRGVGRGRGLSRRASIPEWQRLPSQEDVCAGDSGWMAVTRSSAVSGSLGRGRTEMDSFSFLQRDGRQGVSLSSRRGDASVPGEGSGVRVQRGVEGQRLNRWGTGGLGLAGVRRAVPGAGLVSPSAALSSQVAPEEDDGGMPGPSSQEAWRSVIPRDVPPGQRERRTIADTLARETDPDVMFHYQDLESHKQTTLETASFKNVKVNLTVSHSHLS, from the coding sequence ATGGCCAGGTCGTGGGAGCAGGCTGAGAGTGAGCTCGGCGGCGATATGGCGTTGGAATCAGAGGAGGCGGCTTGGGTGCCGGGCGACGGAGAGATGATGGCGCTCGAGTGGGAGGACAGCGGTGACTGGGTGAGAAGAGCGCCGGAGAGAGACAGGGGCGGGCTTGATGACGCCGAGGCGGGAGGTGCCGGGGAGGCGGTCGTAGGGGGAAGCGGAGGCCCTGGTGAAGTTTCAATCAGGGAGGTCCCGGGGGATTTGGTGCGAGTGGAAAGGGGGCGGTCAGTGCGCATCATTCGATCGCGGTGTATAGGGCAGGGAGGCCCGAGGAGGGGTGCGGCGAGTTTTGAGGGTGTGAGAGGGCCGTTTTCTGAGACGTGTTGGGGGGTTGGGCAGAGCGGGGCTGGCGCTGCTAGGCGGTCAGCTTCCTCTTTGGCGGAAGGCAGAGTGGGGAGTGAGGCTGAGCGGGCGTTTGTGAGGGGCGGTGCCGGGAGGTTGGTAGAACGCCAGGGTGCTTTGGTCAGCAGAGGGGCCTCTCGTGGGAGGACTGTTGGAggtgggattgagagagaggcGGTAGGAAGCGTTTCAAAGGGTTTTGGTGAGGTCCGTGGGGTCGGTAGGGGACGGGGATTAAGTCGGAGGGCGAGTATACCGGAGTGGCAGCGGCTTCCCTCTCAGGAGGATGTTTGCGCGGGAGATTCGGGATGGATGGCAGTTACACGGAGTAGTGCGGTGAGCGGAAGTCTGGGGAGAGGCAGGACCGAGATGGACAGTTTCAGTTTCCTACAGAGGGATGGAAGGCAGGGTGTTTCCCTCAGTTCCCGTAGGGGTGATGCGTCGGTGCCGGGTGAGGGTAGCGGTGTGAGGGTTCAAAGAGGGGTGGAAGGTCAGAGGTTGAACCGTTGGGGGACGGGGGGGCTGGGTTTGGCTGGAGTTCGGCGCGCGGTGCCTGGTGCTGGGCTTGTTTCCCCTTCTGCTGCGTTGTCTTCTCAGGTAGCGCCGGAGGAGGATGACGGAGGAATGCCGGGTCCTTCGAGTCAGGAGGCGTGGCGGAGCGTGATACCGAGGGACGTTCCACCTGGACAGCGAGAGAGGAGGACGATAGCAGATACGTTAGCGAGGGAGACTGACCCGGATG
- the LOC115075431 gene encoding uncharacterized protein LOC115075431 isoform X5: MARSWEQAESELGGDMALESEEAAWVPGDGEMMALEWEDSGDWVRRAPERDRGGLDDAEAGGAGEAVVGGSGGPGEVSIREVPGDLVRVERGRSVRIIRSRCIGQGGPRRGAASFEGVRGPFSETCWGVGQSGAGAARRSASSLAEGRVGSEAERAFVRGGAGRLVERQGALVSRGASRGRTVGGGIEREAVGSVSKGFGEVRGVGRGRGLSRRASIPEWQRLPSQEDVCAGDSGWMAVTRSSAVSGSLGRGRTEMDSFSFLQRDGRQGVSLSSRRGDASVPGEGSGVRVQRGVEGQRLNRWGTGGLGLAGVRRAVPGAGLVSPSAALSSQVAPEEDDGGMPGPSSQEAWRSVIPRDVPPGQRERRTIADTLARETDPDEM, encoded by the coding sequence ATGGCCAGGTCGTGGGAGCAGGCTGAGAGTGAGCTCGGCGGCGATATGGCGTTGGAATCAGAGGAGGCGGCTTGGGTGCCGGGCGACGGAGAGATGATGGCGCTCGAGTGGGAGGACAGCGGTGACTGGGTGAGAAGAGCGCCGGAGAGAGACAGGGGCGGGCTTGATGACGCCGAGGCGGGAGGTGCCGGGGAGGCGGTCGTAGGGGGAAGCGGAGGCCCTGGTGAAGTTTCAATCAGGGAGGTCCCGGGGGATTTGGTGCGAGTGGAAAGGGGGCGGTCAGTGCGCATCATTCGATCGCGGTGTATAGGGCAGGGAGGCCCGAGGAGGGGTGCGGCGAGTTTTGAGGGTGTGAGAGGGCCGTTTTCTGAGACGTGTTGGGGGGTTGGGCAGAGCGGGGCTGGCGCTGCTAGGCGGTCAGCTTCCTCTTTGGCGGAAGGCAGAGTGGGGAGTGAGGCTGAGCGGGCGTTTGTGAGGGGCGGTGCCGGGAGGTTGGTAGAACGCCAGGGTGCTTTGGTCAGCAGAGGGGCCTCTCGTGGGAGGACTGTTGGAggtgggattgagagagaggcGGTAGGAAGCGTTTCAAAGGGTTTTGGTGAGGTCCGTGGGGTCGGTAGGGGACGGGGATTAAGTCGGAGGGCGAGTATACCGGAGTGGCAGCGGCTTCCCTCTCAGGAGGATGTTTGCGCGGGAGATTCGGGATGGATGGCAGTTACACGGAGTAGTGCGGTGAGCGGAAGTCTGGGGAGAGGCAGGACCGAGATGGACAGTTTCAGTTTCCTACAGAGGGATGGAAGGCAGGGTGTTTCCCTCAGTTCCCGTAGGGGTGATGCGTCGGTGCCGGGTGAGGGTAGCGGTGTGAGGGTTCAAAGAGGGGTGGAAGGTCAGAGGTTGAACCGTTGGGGGACGGGGGGGCTGGGTTTGGCTGGAGTTCGGCGCGCGGTGCCTGGTGCTGGGCTTGTTTCCCCTTCTGCTGCGTTGTCTTCTCAGGTAGCGCCGGAGGAGGATGACGGAGGAATGCCGGGTCCTTCGAGTCAGGAGGCGTGGCGGAGCGTGATACCGAGGGACGTTCCACCTGGACAGCGAGAGAGGAGGACGATAGCAGATACGTTAGCGAGGGAGACTGACCCGGATG
- the LOC115075431 gene encoding uncharacterized protein LOC115075431 isoform X4 — protein sequence MARSWEQAESELGGDMALESEEAAWVPGDGEMMALEWEDSGDWVRRAPERDRGGLDDAEAGGAGEAVVGGSGGPGEVSIREVPGDLVRVERGRSVRIIRSRCIGQGGPRRGAASFEGVRGPFSETCWGVGQSGAGAARRSASSLAEGRVGSEAERAFVRGGAGRLVERQGALVSRGASRGRTVGGGIEREAVGSVSKGFGEVRGVGRGRGLSRRASIPEWQRLPSQEDVCAGDSGWMAVTRSSAVSGSLGRGRTEMDSFSFLQRDGRQGVSLSSRRGDASVPGEGSGVRVQRGVEGQRLNRWGTGGLGLAGVRRAVPGAGLVSPSAALSSQVAPEEDDGGMPGPSSQEAWRSVIPRDVPPGQRERRTIADTLARETDPDVSHSHLS from the coding sequence ATGGCCAGGTCGTGGGAGCAGGCTGAGAGTGAGCTCGGCGGCGATATGGCGTTGGAATCAGAGGAGGCGGCTTGGGTGCCGGGCGACGGAGAGATGATGGCGCTCGAGTGGGAGGACAGCGGTGACTGGGTGAGAAGAGCGCCGGAGAGAGACAGGGGCGGGCTTGATGACGCCGAGGCGGGAGGTGCCGGGGAGGCGGTCGTAGGGGGAAGCGGAGGCCCTGGTGAAGTTTCAATCAGGGAGGTCCCGGGGGATTTGGTGCGAGTGGAAAGGGGGCGGTCAGTGCGCATCATTCGATCGCGGTGTATAGGGCAGGGAGGCCCGAGGAGGGGTGCGGCGAGTTTTGAGGGTGTGAGAGGGCCGTTTTCTGAGACGTGTTGGGGGGTTGGGCAGAGCGGGGCTGGCGCTGCTAGGCGGTCAGCTTCCTCTTTGGCGGAAGGCAGAGTGGGGAGTGAGGCTGAGCGGGCGTTTGTGAGGGGCGGTGCCGGGAGGTTGGTAGAACGCCAGGGTGCTTTGGTCAGCAGAGGGGCCTCTCGTGGGAGGACTGTTGGAggtgggattgagagagaggcGGTAGGAAGCGTTTCAAAGGGTTTTGGTGAGGTCCGTGGGGTCGGTAGGGGACGGGGATTAAGTCGGAGGGCGAGTATACCGGAGTGGCAGCGGCTTCCCTCTCAGGAGGATGTTTGCGCGGGAGATTCGGGATGGATGGCAGTTACACGGAGTAGTGCGGTGAGCGGAAGTCTGGGGAGAGGCAGGACCGAGATGGACAGTTTCAGTTTCCTACAGAGGGATGGAAGGCAGGGTGTTTCCCTCAGTTCCCGTAGGGGTGATGCGTCGGTGCCGGGTGAGGGTAGCGGTGTGAGGGTTCAAAGAGGGGTGGAAGGTCAGAGGTTGAACCGTTGGGGGACGGGGGGGCTGGGTTTGGCTGGAGTTCGGCGCGCGGTGCCTGGTGCTGGGCTTGTTTCCCCTTCTGCTGCGTTGTCTTCTCAGGTAGCGCCGGAGGAGGATGACGGAGGAATGCCGGGTCCTTCGAGTCAGGAGGCGTGGCGGAGCGTGATACCGAGGGACGTTCCACCTGGACAGCGAGAGAGGAGGACGATAGCAGATACGTTAGCGAGGGAGACTGACCCGGATG
- the LOC115075431 gene encoding uncharacterized protein LOC115075431 isoform X2, giving the protein MARSWEQAESELGGDMALESEEAAWVPGDGEMMALEWEDSGDWVRRAPERDRGGLDDAEAGGAGEAVVGGSGGPGEVSIREVPGDLVRVERGRSVRIIRSRCIGQGGPRRGAASFEGVRGPFSETCWGVGQSGAGAARRSASSLAEGRVGSEAERAFVRGGAGRLVERQGALVSRGASRGRTVGGGIEREAVGSVSKGFGEVRGVGRGRGLSRRASIPEWQRLPSQEDVCAGDSGWMAVTRSSAVSGSLGRGRTEMDSFSFLQRDGRQGVSLSSRRGDASVPGEGSGVRVQRGVEGQRLNRWGTGGLGLAGVRRAVPGAGLVSPSAALSSQVAPEEDDGGMPGPSSQEAWRSVIPRDVPPGQRERRTIADTLARETDPDGSTAATELVFKEEGKSGKTLSSRSREAADPDVGAE; this is encoded by the coding sequence ATGGCCAGGTCGTGGGAGCAGGCTGAGAGTGAGCTCGGCGGCGATATGGCGTTGGAATCAGAGGAGGCGGCTTGGGTGCCGGGCGACGGAGAGATGATGGCGCTCGAGTGGGAGGACAGCGGTGACTGGGTGAGAAGAGCGCCGGAGAGAGACAGGGGCGGGCTTGATGACGCCGAGGCGGGAGGTGCCGGGGAGGCGGTCGTAGGGGGAAGCGGAGGCCCTGGTGAAGTTTCAATCAGGGAGGTCCCGGGGGATTTGGTGCGAGTGGAAAGGGGGCGGTCAGTGCGCATCATTCGATCGCGGTGTATAGGGCAGGGAGGCCCGAGGAGGGGTGCGGCGAGTTTTGAGGGTGTGAGAGGGCCGTTTTCTGAGACGTGTTGGGGGGTTGGGCAGAGCGGGGCTGGCGCTGCTAGGCGGTCAGCTTCCTCTTTGGCGGAAGGCAGAGTGGGGAGTGAGGCTGAGCGGGCGTTTGTGAGGGGCGGTGCCGGGAGGTTGGTAGAACGCCAGGGTGCTTTGGTCAGCAGAGGGGCCTCTCGTGGGAGGACTGTTGGAggtgggattgagagagaggcGGTAGGAAGCGTTTCAAAGGGTTTTGGTGAGGTCCGTGGGGTCGGTAGGGGACGGGGATTAAGTCGGAGGGCGAGTATACCGGAGTGGCAGCGGCTTCCCTCTCAGGAGGATGTTTGCGCGGGAGATTCGGGATGGATGGCAGTTACACGGAGTAGTGCGGTGAGCGGAAGTCTGGGGAGAGGCAGGACCGAGATGGACAGTTTCAGTTTCCTACAGAGGGATGGAAGGCAGGGTGTTTCCCTCAGTTCCCGTAGGGGTGATGCGTCGGTGCCGGGTGAGGGTAGCGGTGTGAGGGTTCAAAGAGGGGTGGAAGGTCAGAGGTTGAACCGTTGGGGGACGGGGGGGCTGGGTTTGGCTGGAGTTCGGCGCGCGGTGCCTGGTGCTGGGCTTGTTTCCCCTTCTGCTGCGTTGTCTTCTCAGGTAGCGCCGGAGGAGGATGACGGAGGAATGCCGGGTCCTTCGAGTCAGGAGGCGTGGCGGAGCGTGATACCGAGGGACGTTCCACCTGGACAGCGAGAGAGGAGGACGATAGCAGATACGTTAGCGAGGGAGACTGACCCGGATG